The genomic window TTTACTGTTTACCGATCTGGAGTGTGCCAAACAACTCTGCTGCTTGTTTTCAGTTACACTCAGCATTTTCTGTAAGTCATCAAAGACCTGTCCAAGAAGAGAAAGGAAATCCATCAGCTGTTTGTAATTCAATAAACAATCACAAAATAAGCTTTGAACAAAGAGTAAAATTCTGGTGATGGTTTTCCTCTTTCCTCACCTGGATGTTCAACTCAAACGCTCTGACAGCCTCCTCCAGAACGCCGTTCCTCTGCTCCTCCGTCAGCTCCACACTGTTCATTCGACTGCGATAGAGCTGTTTGAACAGATTGGGACTGGAGACTCCAGGAAAGGCAAAGAATGACAGGCCTTCACTGCCCTTCAGCCCCATGGACTTCTGGGCAATTCGTCCGAGGACCTGCCCCCCAGACAGGTCACCAAGGTACCGGGTATAAGCATGGGCAACCAAAAATTCAGGGTTTTCTTTACCAATCTGAAACGTAAAATACGAATGATTAGTAGATTGAATGATCATTAGAGAAACATCAGTTCTTGAAAAATAAGTGAGAGGTGTACCTGTCTGAGTCTGTGGCTGTATCTTTTTGTTGCTGCCCGGGACAACGATCTTCTCTCTCCAGTTGAGGCCATAGAAGTATTCCAGGTCCTTCTCAATGGACTCCAGTCTGGCCAGTTCTGCAGGGAAGTAAATGGGTGCAACTCCAGGGTGGTCTGAGTTTctgtccagctcctcctccaagGCCTGGTAGATTTCATACAGCGAACACAGGAGCAGCTGAGGAGGAGAGACAAACACAATCTATTAAATCAACTGGATATTTAGGGCTTTAATTTAAGAGCAACTTTTGTTCTCATCTGAAGTTAACACactccagggcatgacatgtgaTGTGAGTTACCACGGTGATCTGAAAGAGAACCAGTTTTGTGATACGAGTAAACCTGACCAAAGATTGCTTATCACTTACCAGGTCTGCACTTGTCTGTACATAATGTGTATGTACACTATGCATGTACTGGTTAATAAGTTAAAGAGTCAAAGTGATTATACACTTAACTGGCAGGCAAGATAATACATGTTTGTATATGCATGGTTAATGTTTGCCTCAGTACATTTCGACCTATATTTCTTCTTTCCTATAACACCCAGGACAACCCGATAGCTCTGATCCTGCAAGATTCAGTTTTCTAGTATAGTTCTGTCAACAAACTGTGAGCATGTAGTAACAGGTAGTGTTTGTGGGGGTCAGCGGGTCCATGCTACAAAACCAAACCCAGAGAGCTGACATTGGACAGGTACGGCAACTTTTTGCAAGTTGTTCAATTTAGTACAGAACATGAAGATTATCTGTTCATAGGACAGAAGCATTAACAAGTAATTTATGTCTTCAGCTGGAAATGGTAACCTCTAATAAGTCTGTGTTGATACGTTTCTCAAACACTTTTCCAAGTTTCCAACACTTTAccccagtagttcccaaccttttttgcctcgtgaccccattttaacgtcacaaatttctgccgaccccagacattcaaaactgagccttttttttttctcaaattaatttgtttttgatcatgtaatagtttactatactatgttgcaaataaatgttaattttagacaacatttagtcaatataatgtatattattatgggcggaggcagaaaagccaggtgtagattactgcacaaagtgagaattttattgtccttggtcaggatatgtacagtcagtccagtttggatttccaaggctgacaattaatactgaacaaacaataactcagagtatgaattatgaaagagctgcagcatctgaaaccgaccataatgaacatttgaaagataaacagtaccacagtgcttcagtttcagcttcacagtttgtcatgtcttttatgtattggcattgtctctgtcaactcaccatatattgtttattagtaagtttttattttatttttatcaattactagaaatttcaggtgaccgcatttgaattccaggcaaccacaAGGGTGAAAAATATTGCTTTACCCTCTTATTTTTTCAATCTCTCATGAATGCTACTGGATATAAATGTCTGAAAAAGTGAGACTACCAACATTTTTATATGACTTCAATAACTGTCGTATATTTTCTTACCTTGTATTGCTGTAAGCTGACCTGACCCCTCTGAAAGCTCAGCATCAGCTCTGTGTTTTCTGCCCTGACGTGACTCTCCTTTGTCaccttttttatttgttcagacaGATCtctagaagagaaaaaaaaaaaccataatgaGCAGGGTTCCAACACATTCGTCAAAGTCAAATTCAAGTATTTTTCaaacacttttaagggtcatttgcaattttttccagcacagcaccttatcactggagtaaaatgtatatttacagaaatacatacactcatgattatttttttcattttttatcacaatgatgtacattgtattatgctataaacatctaaaattgtaCCATAATAGCAAAAAagattagaaattaaaggagaacacaaagttttatccaaaaaaaagggaaactaCTTGGCGTTTTTCAGGCGCACTCATACCGAGCCAGAgattgacataaagttttatttttaaaaatgtatcacctctctgtaaataTGTAACCTGgcagagataatattaaaaatgaataaataaatcacatcacagagttataactgCAAGCATTTTCAAAcacttaaactaaaatgtaagcactttccagaccttgaaaacacatgattgaaattcaagcattttcaaggattttaagcACCCGTACAAATCCTGGAtgaaagatgttaaaaaaaagtgtgtgtgcatCTAAATACAGATGCATTCCCATACAGTGTAGTTCTTTACAAACATACAGATCATTGAACACTGTACTATGGACATACAGTACTGCAGTAGTCCTAATGCACATAGGATTAACCTGATTGAGTGTGTGATAATGAAGTGAACAACTTCTCAATGCTAATAGAAACATAATTTGGCACTTTACAAGGTTTGCATTTTGGATTTTGCAGCATAGTTGGATCATAATAAATCACAGCAGCTTTATCTAACCTGTCAGTCATATGGTCTGTTGTTGTCTGGGTCTTCTTCTCTGTCTCCATTGTTGtcctatttgaaaaaaaaaaaaaagcaaagattcATCAGCATAAATATCAGTTTTATACAATAATCCAAGAAAACATTAAAGCAAAAGGACTGTTGAAGAAGAGTTTTACTCACACCGGTTCCGATGAAGTCCTTTAAGTTCAATGGTTCGGTTACGGCCACAGTGATTCCCTGCTTCCTCTCTGGATGTCTCGTACAATTTGTGCTGCATGCCTACGGTTTTGTCCCTCTTTTATAtggtcctcctctttctcctccctcTAGCAGCTGAATGAAAACAGGAACCTCAGCTAAACATGAGTTGGCAACTTCAGCAAGAACATT from Sphaeramia orbicularis chromosome 1, fSphaOr1.1, whole genome shotgun sequence includes these protein-coding regions:
- the hmox1b gene encoding LOW QUALITY PROTEIN: heme oxygenase (The sequence of the model RefSeq protein was modified relative to this genomic sequence to represent the inferred CDS: inserted 2 bases in 1 codon) encodes the protein MQHKLYETSREEAGNHCGRNRTIELKGLHRNRTTMETEKKTQTTTDHMTDRDLSEQIKKVTKESHVRAENTELMLSFQRGQVSLQQYKLLLCSLYEIYQALEEELDRNSDHPGVAPIYFPAELARLESIEKDLEYFYGLNWREKIVVPXAATKRYSHRLRQIGKENPEFLVAHAYTRYLGDLSGGQVLGRIAQKSMGLKGSEGLSFFAFPGVSSPNLFKQLYRSRMNSVELTEEQRNGVLEEAVRAFELNIQVFDDLQKMLSVTENKQQSCLAHSRSVNSKTLQIPGTLISASPLLRMVLGVFVALATVSMGIYAF